The following nucleotide sequence is from Neokomagataea tanensis.
CAGGGTGAAAACGCTGACCGCTTGCCTTAAGGACAGCAGGGTCTGTAATTTCCACCAAATCGGTTCGATACCCAAGCATTGCATCTTTCGTGCCACTCAATAATCGCCCGAATGTCTCCATCTGGACTTTTTCTAGCTGCAATGTTCCATAAGAAAACAATAATATACCGTCTGAATTATTTATAGACACAGAGCTATTCCTTTTCAGTATTTCTAATCCATTTTGCCATGACTGTCCGGGGCGTCACATCAAAGCCTAATTTCTCGTAAAAAGCGACAGCCTGCTCGTTTGTCTCGCGCACCATAAGCTGCATCTTTTCAATACCCCGCCCTTTCAACCACTCCTCTGCGGCTTTAACCATGCACCGCCCTATACCAAGGCGTTGTTGGTTTGAGGCCACCGCAACATAGTACAACCACCCCCGGTGCCCATCATGGCCAACCATAACACTCGCAAGCAAAGGCCCCTTCGCACCATGCCCCACCAGCACGGTTGAACTCTGCCCCTGCTGAGCAAACCGGAAGTCTTTATACGGATCATTATAAGGAACCGTCAGGCCAGTTTGCCTCCAAAGTGCCACGACCTCATCCTCATCAATCGCCAGAGCAGCACGGATACTGAGCATTTTACCAACTTCCTCGCGCATCTTTTAACGCCGGATGGCGGAGCACTGCTTGCGCCGACCATCCATCTTGGCGCAAAAGCCGCACCCCCATGGCTCCATCACGTTTTGAGAGTTTGCGCCCGTCATTTTCCATTAAAAGGGAATGGTGTGCGTATTCAGGTTCAGCCCATCCCATCAACGCCTGCAAAACCCGATGCACTGATGTGGCCTCAAACAGATCCATTCCCCGCGTCACACGATTGAAATTTTGCAAAGCATCATCGTGCGTTACGCATAAATGATACGAAAGACCGGTGTCCCTACGAGCCAACACAACATCTCCGAAAGAGGCTGCACGACCTGCAAGCCGGCCCTGACCGTACTCGTACCAACCCGGCTCCTCCTGCAGAATATCCAACGCGCGCGCCATGTCCAAGCGCCAAAGAACAGGCTGCCCATCCCGATGCTCCGCGTCACAAGCTTTGTTACGGCATGTCCCCGGATAGAAAAAACTACCATCTGGGGCTAAACGACCTTCTGACGCCAAGCCTATCTCCGCTCGTGTACAAAAACATGGGTAAAGCAAACCCCGTATTTTTAATTCGGACAAGACAGCACGGTACTCTTCCACATGCTGCGATTGCTGCCGCACTTCATTCCCGGACCATAAACCGAGCCAGCGCAAATCCTCTTCCAATCCCATCACATAATCCGGGCGGCAGCGCGTTCCATCAATGTCCTCAATACGGACATGATACGCTCCAGCCTCTCCCGCCATACTCCGCGCATGAAGGGCTGAAAGAACATGGCCCAAATGCAAATACCCTGTAGGACTTGGTGCGAAACGCGTACGAAAAGATAACGTCATGAAGGTTTCATCTGAGAGTTCTTGCAATCACGATATTTTGCTGGAATAGTCTTGAACGAAGTAGCCGACGACGCGTGATTATCCGGCGTTTGGTATCATAGTTTAATACGTTACGCCCTAAACTCATGCATGTGTCGTCCTCAACAAAAGGATGCGCGTGGTGCCTGTCAGTAGTCAGCATTTCCCCGCTCTCGTATTGAACGCGGATTTCCGACCGCTGTCCTATTTTCCACTATCATTATGGTCATGGCAGGAAGCCATCAAGGCTGTATTCTTGGACCGTGTATCCGTCCTCTCTGAATATGATGACGGCCTCGTCCACTCCCCAAGCCGGACTATGAAACTCCCTAGCGTCATTGCGCTGAAAGATTACATTCCAGCCGCACGCAAGCCCGCCTTCACGCGTTTCAATGTTTTCCTGCGGGACAACTTTGAGTGCCAATATTGCGATGATCGGCTCCCCACGCACGAACTCACCTTTGACCACGTTATTCCTCGCGCCAAAGGTGGCCGCACAAGCTGGGGCAACGTTGTGACGGCCTGCAGCCCGTGCAACCTACTCAAAGGCTCTCGACTACCGAGTGAAATTGGCATGCACCCGCGACGCAAACCCGTTCAGCCCAGCAGCCGCCTCTTACAGGAAAATGGTCGCACTTTT
It contains:
- a CDS encoding gamma-glutamylcyclotransferase family protein, encoding MSINNSDGILLFSYGTLQLEKVQMETFGRLLSGTKDAMLGYRTDLVEITDPAVLKASGQRFHPVVVPTGKNSDMVEGTVFVISAAELAAADSYEVSDYKRVEVLLQSGKAAWVYIGV
- a CDS encoding GNAT family acetyltransferase, which encodes MLSIRAALAIDEDEVVALWRQTGLTVPYNDPYKDFRFAQQGQSSTVLVGHGAKGPLLASVMVGHDGHRGWLYYVAVASNQQRLGIGRCMVKAAEEWLKGRGIEKMQLMVRETNEQAVAFYEKLGFDVTPRTVMAKWIRNTEKE
- the gluQRS gene encoding tRNA glutamyl-Q(34) synthetase GluQRS; translated protein: MTLSFRTRFAPSPTGYLHLGHVLSALHARSMAGEAGAYHVRIEDIDGTRCRPDYVMGLEEDLRWLGLWSGNEVRQQSQHVEEYRAVLSELKIRGLLYPCFCTRAEIGLASEGRLAPDGSFFYPGTCRNKACDAEHRDGQPVLWRLDMARALDILQEEPGWYEYGQGRLAGRAASFGDVVLARRDTGLSYHLCVTHDDALQNFNRVTRGMDLFEATSVHRVLQALMGWAEPEYAHHSLLMENDGRKLSKRDGAMGVRLLRQDGWSAQAVLRHPALKDARGSW
- a CDS encoding HNH endonuclease encodes the protein MRVVPVSSQHFPALVLNADFRPLSYFPLSLWSWQEAIKAVFLDRVSVLSEYDDGLVHSPSRTMKLPSVIALKDYIPAARKPAFTRFNVFLRDNFECQYCDDRLPTHELTFDHVIPRAKGGRTSWGNVVTACSPCNLLKGSRLPSEIGMHPRRKPVQPSSRLLQENGRTFPPNYLHESWRDYLYWNTELEA